CGATCCGAGAGTGGCCAGTTTGCCGGTCGCGCTGTTAAAGACCGTATTCTGCATCGCATCCAGTGACTTGCGCGTCTCGTCGCCCAGTCGCACGCGAATGGTGTACGGCCTGCCGTTCGCGATCAGCGGATCAGTTGGGTTCACACCATCGAGAATCGAGGTTGCATCCTCAGCAACCTCCTGCGGTGTGAAGCCCATGCGGGCGGCCACCACGGGATCGACCTGGAAGTTGGTCCCTGAACCGCTGATGGTGTTCTCGATGCCGTTCTCCACACTGACGACACCGGGAATCTTACTGATAGCATCGCCGACGCGTGGAGCAACATCGTTCAGCACGGCAAAGTTGTCGCAGAAGAGTTTGATCTGGATCGGCTCCGGCGCGTTCGACAGATCGTTAATCATGTCCTGCAGCACCTGGATGAACTCCACATCCAGCTCCGGCTCGGCCTTCTTGATTTGCGCGCGCGCATCGGCGATCACCTCGTCGATACCGCGGTCGCGATCTTTCTTCAGCCTCACGGTCATGTCGCCCGTGTTCGCTTCCGTCACAGCCGCCAGGCCCATCTGCAAGCCGGTGCGCCGCGAGGTGCTCTCGACCTCCGGCATCGAATGCAGGATTCGGTTCACGTGCTCCAGTACTCGATTCGTCTCGGTCAACGAGCTGCCCGCGGGCATGATGTAGTCGAGAATGAAGCCGCCCTCATCCATCTCGGGCAGAAGGTCCGAGCCCAGGACACGATAGCCGGCATACGTCCCCGCTACGAGCAGGCCGCAGATCCCAAGCAGCATCACAGGACGTGCGAGCGACCATGCCAGCACACGATGGTGCGTGGCAATGACCCGCGTCATCAGCTTGCCATGATGCTCTTCGTGACGCTCCCCTTCCTCACCGTTCTTACGATCGCGCAGCAGCGCGAGACTCAACGCCGGGGTCCAGGTAACGGCCAGAAGCAGTGAGGTCAGCAGCGCCACCGTCATCGTAATGGCCAGCGCACGGAAGAAGCTTCCAGTCACACCCGTAACCGAGACCAGTGGAAGGAAGACGACGACCGGCGTAATGGTAGAACCCACCAGCGGCGCGGAGATCTCTTTCAGCGCAAGCCGCGCTGCGCTGGCGCGTGACTCGCCAGTGTCGCGATGCAACACGATGTTCTCCACCACCACGATGGCGTCATCTATCACCAGGCCAATCGCCGCAGCCAGACCGCCCAGTGTCATGAGATTGAAGCTTTGTCCGATCGTCCACAGCACCAGCACCGTGATCGCTACGGTCACCGGAATCACCAGACCGGCCACCAGCGACGAACTCCAGTCGCCAAGGAAGAGGAACAGGATCACGCAGGCAAGCAGCAAGCCGATCATGATGGCGTCGCGTACGCTGCGGATGCTCTCGCGCACCAGCTCCGCCTGATCGTAGTAAAGCTTCATCTGCACACCGGCGGGCAGGTTCCGCTTCAACTGCTCTACCTGTGCGGCCACGGCGTCTGCGACGGCAACCGTATTGCTGGAAGGCTGCCGCGTGATGTTCAGCAACACCGCCGCGTGATTGTCGGCCGTCACGGTCGTATAGACCGGCAACACGCCTGGCTGCACCGTCGCGACATCGCTCACGCGCACGGCGGTTCCACTGGCAGTCGCCTTCACCACCAGATGTCCGAGTTGGTCGGCATCGTGCGCCTGCGCGCCCACCAGGCCGAGGATGAGCTGATGGTTTTCTTCGTACAGTCCAGGCGAGTCAACGATGTTCGAAGCCTGTACTGCGTTCACAATATCCAGGATGGTGACGTTGGTCGCCTGCAGCCGCGCCATGTTGGGCACGATGTGAAACTCCGGCACTTTGCCGCCCTGCACCGTGACCATGCTGACGCCGGACACACGATTCAACGGCGGCTTCAACGTATAGGTCGCCAACTCCCATAGCTCGGTCTGCGACAAGGTGTCGGAGGTCAGACTGTAACCAATGATGGGGAAGGTAGCAAAGGTCAGGCGATTGGTGGTGATGACCGCGGTCGCCGGCAGTGTCTGCCGTACCTTGCTCAACGCCGCATCCACAAGCTGCAGCGTGCGGAACATATCCATGTTCCAGTCGAAGAACAGACTCACCTCAGCCGATCCGCGGCTGGTATTGGAACGCACCGTTGCCAGACCGGGGACAGAGTTCATCGCGTCCTCAATCGGCTTGGTGATCGTGACCTGCATCTGTTCCACCGGCATGACACCGTTGTCCACGCCGATGACGACACGCGGGAAATTCGTCTCAGGAAAGACACTGATCGGCACCTTCTGCGAGGCATAGATACCAGCCAGAGACAACACGATCAGGAAGAAGAAGATCGATGAGCGATACCGCTCCAGCCAGAAGGGCTTTTCCGTATTGGCCTGGACCTTTTCCGCGAGGACGCTCATTCCTTCTCGTCTCCCTCATCCGCTTTGCCGATCTTTACCTTGGTGCCCTCTTCCAGCGCGTAGGCCCCGTTGGTGACAACGGTCTCTGACCCGTTCAATCCCTGCGTGATCTGGATATCTTCGCCGTCGGTAATACCGGTCTGCACCTTCACCTTGTGAGAGGTGCTATCGGCCTTGACCACCATCACGGACTTCCCGCCATCCTGCGCCGTAACCACCGCCGCCACCGGCACCTTTACGGCCTGGGGTACAGAGCGTCCTGCAATCGCGACCCGTACGGGCGTGCCCGCCTTGTACTTGCCGGCTGCATTGTCGACACGCAGCCAGACCTCGACAGTCGTGCTGCCGGGATCAACCGCGGGGCTGATCAGCGTTACCTTCGCAGGCACCGGATCGGTCACACCCGGAACCATGATCTGCGCCTCGTTCCCCAGAGCCAGCCGCTGCACCACGATCTGCGCGAGATGCACCTTGGCAATCAGCGCCGAGGTATCCATCACCGTGATCAAAGGAGAACCCGCGGTCACCGTCTCGCCGGGAAAGAGAGGACGGTCGGTCACCACGCCAGAGATGGGACTATGGATCTCCGAGTAGGAGACCTGTGCGGATGCAGCCTGGTACTTACCTTCCGCCGAGGAGAGCTGCCCTTCCGCCGACTTCAGCGAAGCGGTACGGTTTACCTTCTTCACCGAGTTCAGATGGTTGGCGGCAACGTCATACGCGGCCTGGGCCTGCACCAGTGCAGCGACAGCGGTGTCATAGTCGCGGCCTGGAATCGCGCCCTCTTCGAAGAGCTTCTTGCGCGCCGCCACAATCTCCTGTTGCAGCTTGAGCTGTGCCTGCGCCTGGGCAACATCCAACTCCGCCTTCGCGGCATCCTCAGGCACCTGCGACTTGGTCTGCATCTCGTAGGTCGCCTGCGCCGACGCGAACTGTCCCTTGGTGTCGAGTGCCTGCGCCGCCAGGTCGCGGTTTTCCAGCACGGCCAATAACTGACCCTCTTTCACCTTCGATCCACGCTGTACGTAGAAGGTCTTGACCGGCGCGGAGATCTTGGGGGAGATCGCTGCCTGCGCCAGCGGGGAAAGCGTGGCGTCGGCCATGATGCGTTCGGAGATCTCTCCGGTCTCGGGCTTTTCCGCCTCCACCGCAACCAGCGACTGCGCTTCACTGTCGGCAGGCTTCTTACAACCGCCAAGAGTAAAGGCACATGCCATCGCCAGCACCGGGACACACCCGGCCCATACCAGAGTTCGTGATGTGTTCTCAACCAATCGTGCCGTGTTCTTCATTACAGGGTTCCTGTCAGGATCTGAAGTGCGGACAATGCGCTCTCATAGCGCACAACACCGTCGGCCTGGGCTGTCTGCGCGGTAAGCAACGCGTTCTGCGCATCGACAACCTCAAGCACCGTGGACTCACCCGCCGCGTACCGCAGGCGCGTCAGCCGCAGACTTTCGGCCGCAGTCTGCGCGCTTTGCTCCAGCAGCGCCAGTTGATTGCGCGCCGCCGCGGCTTCGGCATAACTCTCTTCCAGATTGGCGATCAGCCGGCGCTGGGCTGACGTCAAGCTAACCTTGGCGACATTGCGCTGAATCTGGCTCTGCTGAATCTTCTTCTGCGTCGAAAACCAGTCCCACACCGGAATATCAAGCGTTCCGCTGATGGAGTAGCCGAGGTTGCGCACATCCTCCGGTCCGCGTTTAGCGAACTGCGGAGCGTCGATACCGTAGGTGAAGTTGAGACCGAGGTCGGGCAGATATCCAGCCTTGGCCGAACGCACACCCGCGTTGGCAGCGGCCAGGTCGGCCAGCGCGCTGCGAATCTCAGGATTGTTGGTGGAGGCAAGCTTATTCACCTCGTCACGCGTCGGCAGCTCCGGCGGGTTCTGCGGAGCGTCCGTCACATAGGGCGTGCGCGGATCCGGAAAGAGCAACACCGCAAGCTCCAGCCGCGCCTTGTCCGCGGCCAGCTTCGCGTCAGCAAGGTCGCGCTGACGGCCCTGTAGCTGCAGTTGTGCCTTGACCACATCGGCACGCGCCACCTCACGGCCGGCCTCACGCTTCTGCGTGATGTCAGCGAAGCTCTGTGCCTCGGCCAATCCCTCTTCCATGAGGGTCTGTTTCCGCGCCGCCACGTAAACCATGTAGTACAGATTGACGACCGCACTTGTCAGGCCGCGGCGCGCAATCTCGGCTTCAGCCTGGGCTCGAGCCGCAACGGCAGAGGCTACCTGGGCGTCGGCGATTCCCTTCAGGCCGACCGTCTCATTGATCACCGCCTGGCTGCTGTACTCATGCACCGCATTGTTGGCGATGAAGATCGGCGAGGCCTGCGTTCCCGCCTGCCCGCCCTGATTGGTCTGGCCGTTGGGCTGGGTATAGAGCATCTGGTTGTGATATGTCACGGATGGCAGCAACGCCGCCTTCGCCAGATAACTGTCAATCTTTGCGGAACGCCCTGCCGCAACGGCCGCGGCAAAGATCGGTTCATTCGCCTGCGCTCGGCGAATGGCCTCGGTCAGCGTGATCTTTTCCGGCTGTGGGTCCTTTGCCCAGGTCACCGGCGCTACAAAAAGCAGCAAGGCGGCGCCGACCACACAACCGCCTGCCCGACACACTCGAATCATGCAATCACTGTAGTTTGCCAACCTTAATGAAGGCTGAACTATTTACCAGGCTGGATAGGGTTTCTTACTGCGCCCATGAATCCTGTGTAAAACGGATTCGGCTGCCCATCCATTGCATAGCAAATGGGTGGGATGTTTGAACAGAACTCGAACCGGGTGGGAGCCGAGGGCTTCAGCCGCTGAGGGCGATATCTCGGGCCACCAGATTCTTCATTGCGGATGAAGGCAAAGGATTCGAGACGGGATATCGTACTTAGGCTGGACCTGACCTCAGCGGCTAAAGCCGCACTCTCACGACGCTGTTTCGGCACGGCTGAAGCCGTGCCCTTAAGCACGACATCGCGCTTCGCGCGACCAGGACCGATCGTGCTCGCCTCCATCTTTCCGTTGCGACCGGTCGTGCTCTGGCTCCATCCTCCGTCGCGCAACGCCCAACCGTTTTCGCACCGCAAGTGCGAATGTCTTGCTTAAGGGGACGGCTTCAGCCGTCCCGTATCGAGCCTGCAAAGAACGCGCCTTCAGCCGCTGAACACCCAGCCGGCAAGCTGGCTGGGGACCCGCTGCTCCCACCAGTTTCAACCATGCTCTGGGAATTTCCACACGCTGCAAATGCAGTTATTTCCCTATCTTCCTCAGGTTTGACCTTATTTTGCCGATTCAAATCAAGCGGGTACTTCTATGCCCAGCGACCAGTCTCGACGACTCAACAAACCGATTCAGGAGCAGATCGACCACTTACGGTCGCACAGGCTCGCGCGCATGCGCTTTATTCCAGCGCTGGAGACACAGTTCGAAAAGAACGTCTCCTGGGTGCGCTCCCGCCGTCTGTCCTACGCCATGCTGTTGATGGCGCTGCTCAATGCCTTTCTGTTTCTGGGCGACCTCCGCTCCATTCCCAGCCGCATTCGTACCTCCGGCTTCCTTCGTCTGGTCTTCTTCCCACTTCTCGCGTTGGCGGCTGCCCTGTTTCTACGGTTCAATCCACGCCGCCTCGTCC
This genomic window from Terriglobus albidus contains:
- a CDS encoding efflux RND transporter permease subunit, with amino-acid sequence MSVLAEKVQANTEKPFWLERYRSSIFFFLIVLSLAGIYASQKVPISVFPETNFPRVVIGVDNGVMPVEQMQVTITKPIEDAMNSVPGLATVRSNTSRGSAEVSLFFDWNMDMFRTLQLVDAALSKVRQTLPATAVITTNRLTFATFPIIGYSLTSDTLSQTELWELATYTLKPPLNRVSGVSMVTVQGGKVPEFHIVPNMARLQATNVTILDIVNAVQASNIVDSPGLYEENHQLILGLVGAQAHDADQLGHLVVKATASGTAVRVSDVATVQPGVLPVYTTVTADNHAAVLLNITRQPSSNTVAVADAVAAQVEQLKRNLPAGVQMKLYYDQAELVRESIRSVRDAIMIGLLLACVILFLFLGDWSSSLVAGLVIPVTVAITVLVLWTIGQSFNLMTLGGLAAAIGLVIDDAIVVVENIVLHRDTGESRASAARLALKEISAPLVGSTITPVVVFLPLVSVTGVTGSFFRALAITMTVALLTSLLLAVTWTPALSLALLRDRKNGEEGERHEEHHGKLMTRVIATHHRVLAWSLARPVMLLGICGLLVAGTYAGYRVLGSDLLPEMDEGGFILDYIMPAGSSLTETNRVLEHVNRILHSMPEVESTSRRTGLQMGLAAVTEANTGDMTVRLKKDRDRGIDEVIADARAQIKKAEPELDVEFIQVLQDMINDLSNAPEPIQIKLFCDNFAVLNDVAPRVGDAISKIPGVVSVENGIENTISGSGTNFQVDPVVAARMGFTPQEVAEDATSILDGVNPTDPLIANGRPYTIRVRLGDETRKSLDAMQNTVFNSATGKLATLGSLAQVTQLPPQNQIRRENLQRLVTVTAQLQGTDLGSAIARVQQTVDAMHLPSSVRIEYGGTYQEQQQSFHQLLQVLLLSLALVFGVLLMEFRNLYAPTAILTSSVLSISGVVLALLVTRTTFNVASFMGLIMVIGIVAKNGILLLDADERYRREGGSPYDAMLHAAQRRLRPILMTATAAICGMLPLAFALGSGSQMLQPLAISVIGGLVVSMLLSLIVTPVVYYLLTAHRHDEAKQV
- a CDS encoding efflux RND transporter periplasmic adaptor subunit produces the protein MKNTARLVENTSRTLVWAGCVPVLAMACAFTLGGCKKPADSEAQSLVAVEAEKPETGEISERIMADATLSPLAQAAISPKISAPVKTFYVQRGSKVKEGQLLAVLENRDLAAQALDTKGQFASAQATYEMQTKSQVPEDAAKAELDVAQAQAQLKLQQEIVAARKKLFEEGAIPGRDYDTAVAALVQAQAAYDVAANHLNSVKKVNRTASLKSAEGQLSSAEGKYQAASAQVSYSEIHSPISGVVTDRPLFPGETVTAGSPLITVMDTSALIAKVHLAQIVVQRLALGNEAQIMVPGVTDPVPAKVTLISPAVDPGSTTVEVWLRVDNAAGKYKAGTPVRVAIAGRSVPQAVKVPVAAVVTAQDGGKSVMVVKADSTSHKVKVQTGITDGEDIQITQGLNGSETVVTNGAYALEEGTKVKIGKADEGDEKE
- a CDS encoding TolC family protein, which gives rise to MIRVCRAGGCVVGAALLLFVAPVTWAKDPQPEKITLTEAIRRAQANEPIFAAAVAAGRSAKIDSYLAKAALLPSVTYHNQMLYTQPNGQTNQGGQAGTQASPIFIANNAVHEYSSQAVINETVGLKGIADAQVASAVAARAQAEAEIARRGLTSAVVNLYYMVYVAARKQTLMEEGLAEAQSFADITQKREAGREVARADVVKAQLQLQGRQRDLADAKLAADKARLELAVLLFPDPRTPYVTDAPQNPPELPTRDEVNKLASTNNPEIRSALADLAAANAGVRSAKAGYLPDLGLNFTYGIDAPQFAKRGPEDVRNLGYSISGTLDIPVWDWFSTQKKIQQSQIQRNVAKVSLTSAQRRLIANLEESYAEAAAARNQLALLEQSAQTAAESLRLTRLRYAAGESTVLEVVDAQNALLTAQTAQADGVVRYESALSALQILTGTL